In Verrucomicrobiota bacterium, the genomic window AGATAGTCCGGGTGAGTTAGCCGGACTTCTTCCAGGTGACCAAATCGTAAAAGTCGATGGAGAGTCGACGATCGGGAAATCCTACCGTGAGGTAGTAAACCTGCTTCGCGGACCCCCAGATAGTAAAGTGAATTTTGATATATTTCGACCCTCGTCGAAAGTGGTTCTGTCTAAGGAAGTCATTCGGCGTGTTATCAAAATAGACAGTGTGCGAGGTGTTGAAATGCTTGAACCAGGAATCGGCTATATCCGAATAACTCAATTCGGAACGCAAACCTTCGATGAATTTGATTCGGCATTGGAAGAACTTGAAGACGAAGGGTTGGAAGGGCTGATTCTTGATCTGCGCAATAATCCTGGGGGTGTGCTTCCGGCTGCAGTTGAGATCGCGGGCGAGTTTTTCCCGAAAGGAGAAACGGTAGTGTACACTAAAGGGAAAAATCCTTCACAGAATAAGCGCTATACCTCGGAGTCCCAAATGAGGGAAGGTGACTATGCTATCGTCATTCTTGTAAATCGAGGGAGTGCCAGTGCTTCGGAAATTGTCGCCGGTGCTTTGCAAGACATTGGGCGCGCTAAGTTGGTTGGAACGAAAACCTTCGGTAAAGGATCCGTTCAAACGATTTTTCAATACCAGAGTGGTGATGCGATGCGCCTGACCACGGCCCTGTTCTTTACCCCGAGCGGCCGAGTCATTCACAAGCAGGGTATTGAGCCAGATGTGGTTGTCCCCATTGAGGAGATTGACCTGAGAAAGCTAATGCTTCAGCGGAGATATCTCCACAACCTGGGTGCGGAAGAATTCACGAGGAAACATGGGTTTGATCCTATCATAGACGAACAATTGGAAGTGGCCTTGAAGGTCGTGCGCGCGCGTGCCTTGACCAGGTAAACGCACTCAATTCAGCTGCTTTTTATTTTGTTTTTCCTTCATGATATTGTGCGTGCACTCAGAAATTAAGTTCTCTAGGGTCGACCGCTTTTATGGAAAAAGTCTTACAATTACTTGTTGAGGGGGAGTCTCTTAACACACGCCAAATCGCGGCTGTGTTGAATTATTCAGAAGAGAAAGTGGAGGCGTGCCTGGAGGAGCTGAAGAAGAAAAACATTCTTCTTGGCTGGCGTCCGGTATTTAATCCTTCTGCTGAAATGGATGAAGTTGTTCGCGCTGTAATTGAAGTGAAAATCAAGCCTGAGAGAGGTGGTGGTTTCGATAAGCTGGCTGAGCGGATCAGTCGTTTCGATGAAGTAGAAAGTTGTTACCTGATGTCTGGTGGTTACGATCTACAAGTGGTTGTAAAGGGGAAACAGCTGAGTCAGGTCGCCGGCTTCATTTCAGAGCGCCTGGCGACAATTGACGGTGTCCTTTCGACTGCGACCCATTTTTTATTACGTACCTACAAAGAGCAAGGTTTCCTCTTACCGGGTTTTGGCGACGATTCTGAGAAACCAAAAGTTAGCCCGTGAACACGACCGAAGAAACAACCTCATTTGTCGCCCAACATGTTCGCGAGATGCCCCGATCAGGCATTCGCGAATTTTTTGAATTGGTGCAAGCTGCAGACAATGTGATTTCACTTGGAATCGGTGAACCCGATTTTGTTACTCCCTGGCATATTCGCGAAGCGGCGATTTACGCACTTGAAAAGGGTAAGACCGGTTATACCTCCAACTTAGGGCTCCTCAAATTGCGGAAATCTGTGTCCAAGTACATAAGCAAAGAATTTGAGGTAGAGTACAATCCTGAAAAAGAAATCCTGATCTCCGTTGGTGTTTCTGAAGCCTTGGATATAGCACTCCGAGCGGTGGTTAATCCAGGTGACAAGGTTATGTTCCATGAACCCTGCTACGTATCCTATCATCCAACGGTTTTGATGACCCATGGTATTGGTGTGAAGGTTGCCACGAAGGAGGAGGATAACTTCGCCCTCGATCCCAAACGGCTTTGGGACCATTGGGAACCGGGAGTAAAAGTGCTCTTACTTAATTTCCCTACGAATCCAACTGGTGGTACGGTAACGAGGGAACAGCTACTTGAGATCGCACGCTTTGCCCAGGAAAAGGACATTCTGGTTATAAGTGATGAAATATATGCGGAGCTAACCTTTGAAGGAAAGCACACTTCGATTGCCAGTCTACCGGGGATGCGCGACCGTACTATTTTACTACATGGCTGTTCAAAAGCCTTTGCGATGACAGGTTTCCGCATTGGGTTTGCCTGCGCCAATGCAGAGCTGACGGAAGCCATGATGAAAGTGCATCAATACAGTATGTTGTGCGCTCCGATATTGAGTCAGGAAGCCGCGGTGGAAGCTTTGGAAAACGGCGCGGACTCCGTGGCTCGAATGAAGGAGCAATATCAGCGCCGCCGCGATCTGATTGTGCGAAAGCTGAATGCCTCCGGGCTGACCTGCTATCTTCCCAATGGGACATTTTACGCGTTTCCTTCTATTAAATCGACTGGCTTGGATTCCAAGAGCTTTTCCATGAAATTGTTTGAAGACCGCCGGGTGGCGGCTGTTCCTGGGACTGCGTTTGGAGAAAGTGGCGAAGGCTTTATTCGCTGCAGTTACTCAACCAGTTACGAAAACTTGATTCTGGCAACCGACTTGATAGACGCATTTGTTCAGGGACTTTGATGAGTGCTTTGCTCTACACTGGATAAACTAAAGTAGACCTTTTTGATTTTAAGTTGGTTTATTTCTGGTGAGTTGTTATCAGAG contains:
- a CDS encoding S41 family peptidase codes for the protein MRRDLTVTVFWVSILSTAALTNLSDVFGGTRVALGSDFQFIQETLSFTSIASDKTDVTESPEQAGNVIDDLLQSLDENSEYLARKEAAEFEIETEQRYSGIGVEVEWSDDRVTIVSPFEDSPGELAGLLPGDQIVKVDGESTIGKSYREVVNLLRGPPDSKVNFDIFRPSSKVVLSKEVIRRVIKIDSVRGVEMLEPGIGYIRITQFGTQTFDEFDSALEELEDEGLEGLILDLRNNPGGVLPAAVEIAGEFFPKGETVVYTKGKNPSQNKRYTSESQMREGDYAIVILVNRGSASASEIVAGALQDIGRAKLVGTKTFGKGSVQTIFQYQSGDAMRLTTALFFTPSGRVIHKQGIEPDVVVPIEEIDLRKLMLQRRYLHNLGAEEFTRKHGFDPIIDEQLEVALKVVRARALTR
- a CDS encoding Lrp/AsnC family transcriptional regulator, with protein sequence MEKVLQLLVEGESLNTRQIAAVLNYSEEKVEACLEELKKKNILLGWRPVFNPSAEMDEVVRAVIEVKIKPERGGGFDKLAERISRFDEVESCYLMSGGYDLQVVVKGKQLSQVAGFISERLATIDGVLSTATHFLLRTYKEQGFLLPGFGDDSEKPKVSP
- a CDS encoding aminotransferase class I/II-fold pyridoxal phosphate-dependent enzyme codes for the protein MPRSGIREFFELVQAADNVISLGIGEPDFVTPWHIREAAIYALEKGKTGYTSNLGLLKLRKSVSKYISKEFEVEYNPEKEILISVGVSEALDIALRAVVNPGDKVMFHEPCYVSYHPTVLMTHGIGVKVATKEEDNFALDPKRLWDHWEPGVKVLLLNFPTNPTGGTVTREQLLEIARFAQEKDILVISDEIYAELTFEGKHTSIASLPGMRDRTILLHGCSKAFAMTGFRIGFACANAELTEAMMKVHQYSMLCAPILSQEAAVEALENGADSVARMKEQYQRRRDLIVRKLNASGLTCYLPNGTFYAFPSIKSTGLDSKSFSMKLFEDRRVAAVPGTAFGESGEGFIRCSYSTSYENLILATDLIDAFVQGL